Below is a window of Culturomica massiliensis DNA.
ACCATTCCAGATTTTGCAAATTTTTTATTCCCGGCGACAACGGATTCGTTACATACAAGGACGCCATATCGAGAATTTTCAGATTCCCCAGATTCGAATAATCGATTGTAACAGGTTGAAACGAATTTTCAGCCAAAACTAAAGATTCAAGTCCGGAAAGCGACCAGATCTCATCGGGAAGTTCACCGGACAACCCGTTATAACCCAAGTCCAGCTCCGTTAAATTCCGGAAATTTCTGATTTTCGGACTGATGGTTCCGGATAGCGGGTTATTACGGATGACCAATCTCTCCAAATCCATTAAATCATAAAAATCATCCGGGATTTCTCCAGTCAAATTATTATCCGTCAAGAATACTTGCACCAGATCACCATCTGCATCGTACAGCCCATACCAATCCTTAAAAGGCAAATCACTCAACCAGTTGGTATTATTATACCACTCGTCGCCGTTCATGGCATAATAAAAATGTTTTAAAATTTGCCGCGTATGCCGCAATTTTGTCATTTGCGTAAGATAAAGCGTATCGGACAGCTTACACCCTTCCGCATATAATACCAAAGGAACGTCCCGGATATCTTCATCTGTCATAGAGGAAATCCGTATGGCCCAATTATCCGGCGAAATCCGTTCCGGCGTTATCCATTTGCATTCCGCAGGATAAACAAGATCATACTCCAGATTCGAATTAACAGAGACATAAATCGTGGAAGCCTGTTCATGAACAATGGTATCCGGAACACGAAACGCCAATATCCCCTTTCTCATCTGAATGACCGAAATAGGCTGTCCGGCTTCACCCGCCTGTAGATACAACTCGGCTGTCCTCTCCTCATCCGACATATTATAGGTACAAGACAAAGAAATCCGTTCGGTCCCCTCTTCTCCCTTATCCGGAGATACTGTCAACCATTGGGGGATGTTCGTAACAGACCATTTGTAGTTCGTTTTGAGCAGAATTGTTGCCGTATCCTGCTCAAAAGACAAACGGACCTCATTCGTATCCACACTCGCCTTATACACCAATGGATTCGAGTCTTTACACGCCCCAGCCATTAATAAAAACAATAATATCAGATAGTTATATCTCATAATCCTTCATTTATAAATGTATGCCTACTCCCAAACCCACTATTGAATTTTCGAAATTGGTATAATAATTGTAATTCCCCCGGAGATAAAGCCGTTCATTCAGCCGCAAATCGGCCATAAAGCTGAATCCCTTCCCGCTATAATCGACATAAGCCTGGGCATATCCGGCATATACCCCAACCCTATTGCTGATCGTATACTGCAAATACAAATTTGTTTCCACAAAATCCCGGCGCAACCGACCGCTCCCTTCGGGCCAAATCCAAAGACTATTGTAGCGCAACGCCGGCACCAATGAAAACCGATGCAACAACAAAATATGAATATCTGCTCCGGCATACATACCGACAGACGCATAGTCCATCAACATATTCACTCCGCCGGAAAACGTAAAAGACACCACTTGCCGCCATTTACTTTTTTGTACCTTCCCGGGATCATATACCAAATAACGATAAGTACTCTTAGGCAATAACCGGATCGGACCGATTTTATTTTTAAAATACCCCCGGGCTTCCAAATAAACGATCCGGACATTTTCGAAAGGCGTCGTTAAAAAATAAAGGGTATCGACAAAAACTCCTTTTTTCCGCATATGCCCTCTGTTAGCAGCAGGAATCGTCAATTCCATATTTGTAAAATAATTCAGCCGGACTCCGGATTCAAAAATAATACGGGCACTGGCCTTACCGTCAATCATCCGGGTAGAAACGCTGTTACTGTCCAAACCACCCTCTACTCTCAACTGCCTTTGGGCAAACAAAAAAGAAGGTAAAAAACAAAGAAAAAAGAGTACATACGATTTTCCCATGTAATTATCTGAATTCAAAATTACCTAACTGATACACTTCTTCCCTCGGGAATACCTTTTGATTCAGCAAATAAGGCTGCCACGTGCGGATATGAATCAACATTTCGGTGTCGCTCCGGAACTCCACGGCCATAAAAAGCCAGCCGTCATCGTTATAAGTCGTAGAACGCCATTTTTGTAACAAAGTTACCCCATATAAATTCCGTAAAGCAGGGTGTTGGACTATGACAATATCTTCAAAAAATAAATTGACAAAACGGTTTTTGGCAAATACACCTTTCAACTGTTCCAAATACTCATTCTTATTATACAGGTTATACCTGACTTTTTCCTCGCTTAACCCCGTCAACTTCGACCTCTCTCCGGTCCCCCGATATACATAACCTGTAATAATCAAAACATCGTCCCCATACACCTGGGAAATCAAATTCAAATCCTTGCGGTTATAAGCTGTCCGGAAATCTTCCACAAAATCGAGGATAGACCGTTTTCTCTGTACATCCTGCAAAGAATTATTCTGTGTCAGAATCGTATGATAAACCGTTTCGTCCACGGAAAAATGAAAATTGATAATTTGACCGTCCGGATTGAAGTTTATTACACCGTTCTGCAACAGTCCGCCTTCCTGCATCACAACCGGAATTCCCCGGATCTGATAACCGACAGCCGTAATTATCCCTTTGAATCCCCCGTAACCTTTTTGAAAATAAAAGGGAGAGTTCTTCCAAATTTCCAGTACCTTTTCTTCTGCCTCCGGAGTAATACACTCCTCCGGAAAAGAAGGTGAAACAGCATTGGAATAAGCATTATTTATCTGGTTCACAAAAATAGACGCCGTTATACTCATCCGCAAGCTCAAAGTCTCATCCTC
It encodes the following:
- a CDS encoding BACON domain-containing protein, giving the protein MRYNYLILLFLLMAGACKDSNPLVYKASVDTNEVRLSFEQDTATILLKTNYKWSVTNIPQWLTVSPDKGEEGTERISLSCTYNMSDEERTAELYLQAGEAGQPISVIQMRKGILAFRVPDTIVHEQASTIYVSVNSNLEYDLVYPAECKWITPERISPDNWAIRISSMTDEDIRDVPLVLYAEGCKLSDTLYLTQMTKLRHTRQILKHFYYAMNGDEWYNNTNWLSDLPFKDWYGLYDADGDLVQVFLTDNNLTGEIPDDFYDLMDLERLVIRNNPLSGTISPKIRNFRNLTELDLGYNGLSGELPDEIWSLSGLESLVLAENSFQPVTIDYSNLGNLKILDMASLYVTNPLSPGIKNLQNLEWLRFSNLQAYDTLSWELFELKKLHSLMMYECNFTGPIPLQIGNLKELTFLNISGNLLTGEVPEEIGLLKKLTGLYISSNYLTGEIPAALLLLPHWNQFDLRAILPQREGKSLTLPNQPPEL